The Diaphorobacter ruginosibacter genome contains a region encoding:
- a CDS encoding bifunctional riboflavin kinase/FAD synthetase has protein sequence MKIFRGLHHPGVAEACALTIGNFDGVHRGHQAMLALLNNEARQRGVQSCVLTFEPHPRDYFAAKLNKPELAPARIGTLRDKLCELAECGVQQTIVLPFNDKLASQSPDAFIQDVIIHGLGARYVLVGDDFRFGARRAGDYAMLDAAGREHGFDVARMNSYEVHGLRVSSSAVRESLGKADLVDTARLLGRPYSISGHVVHGRKLGRQLGVSAAIGAHQDGFRTLNLRFKHWKPAASGIFAVAVHGLADHALPGVANLGVRPSIDPDDVNGGRVLLETHCLEWPDHLGAEGAYGKIIRVELLHKLHDELKYDSLDALTAGIAKDCEDARAFFAASTHAETRRQTTRDRI, from the coding sequence ATGAAAATCTTCCGAGGCTTGCACCACCCAGGTGTCGCAGAGGCATGTGCGCTGACCATCGGCAACTTCGATGGTGTGCACCGCGGGCACCAGGCCATGCTGGCCCTGCTCAACAACGAGGCACGCCAGCGCGGCGTGCAGAGTTGCGTGCTCACGTTCGAGCCGCATCCGCGCGACTATTTCGCGGCGAAGCTGAACAAGCCGGAGCTGGCGCCCGCGCGCATCGGCACGCTGCGCGACAAACTCTGCGAACTCGCCGAGTGCGGCGTGCAGCAGACCATCGTGCTGCCGTTCAACGACAAGCTCGCGAGCCAGTCGCCCGATGCCTTCATCCAGGACGTGATCATCCATGGCCTGGGCGCTCGGTACGTGCTGGTGGGTGACGATTTCCGCTTCGGTGCCAGGCGGGCGGGCGACTACGCCATGCTCGACGCCGCCGGCCGCGAGCACGGCTTCGATGTGGCGCGCATGAACAGCTACGAGGTGCACGGGCTGCGGGTGTCGAGCTCCGCCGTCCGCGAATCGCTCGGCAAGGCCGATCTGGTCGATACGGCCCGGCTTCTGGGCCGCCCCTATTCGATCTCGGGCCACGTGGTGCACGGCCGCAAACTGGGGCGCCAATTGGGCGTATCTGCAGCCATTGGAGCGCATCAGGACGGATTTCGCACGCTCAACCTGCGCTTCAAGCACTGGAAGCCCGCCGCCAGCGGCATCTTCGCCGTGGCGGTGCACGGCCTTGCGGACCATGCGCTGCCGGGCGTGGCCAACCTTGGCGTGCGGCCTTCCATCGACCCGGACGACGTGAACGGCGGCCGCGTTCTGCTGGAGACCCACTGCCTGGAATGGCCTGACCATCTGGGGGCCGAAGGGGCATACGGTAAAATCATCCGTGTGGAACTCCTGCACAAACTGCACGACGAGCTGAAATACGACAGCCTCGACGCCCTCACCGCTGGTATCGCCAAGGATTGCGAAGATGCCCGCGCGTTTTTTGCTGCCTCCACGCATGCCGAAACCCGGCGTCAGACCACCCGCGACCGAATTTGA
- a CDS encoding rhodanese-like domain-containing protein: MSTVELELDATLAPALRQAIAIAQEQDLPFAGSVTPAQAWDLVESGQATLVDVRSAEERKFVGHVPGSQHVAWASGTALNRNPRFARELAALVARLPESGDRPPVILLLCRSGKRSALAAQEAAKAGIEWVFNVSEGFEGDLDAGQQRGHFNGWRFHGLPWVQD, encoded by the coding sequence ATGAGCACTGTAGAACTGGAATTGGATGCGACCTTGGCGCCGGCCCTGCGGCAGGCGATCGCCATCGCGCAGGAGCAGGATTTGCCCTTTGCCGGAAGCGTCACGCCGGCGCAGGCGTGGGATCTGGTGGAAAGCGGGCAGGCCACGCTCGTCGACGTGCGCTCGGCGGAGGAGCGCAAGTTTGTCGGCCATGTGCCGGGCAGCCAGCATGTCGCATGGGCCAGTGGCACGGCGCTCAACCGCAATCCGCGCTTTGCGCGCGAGCTCGCGGCCCTGGTCGCCAGGCTGCCGGAGAGTGGTGACCGGCCACCCGTGATCCTGCTGCTGTGCCGCAGCGGCAAACGCTCCGCTCTCGCGGCACAGGAGGCTGCGAAGGCCGGGATCGAATGGGTTTTCAACGTGAGCGAAGGGTTCGAGGGCGACCTCGATGCCGGGCAGCAGCGCGGACATTTCAACGGCTGGCGCTTCCACGGCCTGCCCTGGGTGCAGGACTGA
- a CDS encoding HNH endonuclease, with translation MKVLKLSAQGLPQSWISLEQAVTHYAAGEVRWELGAQVALFRGGHNAVTGAQSQIAVSSIIGTKGVPAIDPFELKPTLSNSKLFIRDRNVCAYCGGHFHEDDLTREHIVPFARNGQDHWMNVVTACRPCNHRKGPRTPEQAHMPLLYTPYVPSLWEDFILRNRRILADQMEFLMAHVPKSSRLLNS, from the coding sequence GTGAAGGTGTTGAAGCTGTCGGCCCAAGGTTTGCCGCAATCGTGGATCTCGCTGGAACAGGCGGTGACCCACTATGCGGCCGGTGAGGTGCGCTGGGAGCTCGGCGCGCAGGTCGCGCTGTTCCGTGGCGGCCACAACGCGGTCACGGGCGCACAGTCGCAGATCGCGGTCAGCAGCATCATCGGCACCAAGGGCGTTCCCGCCATCGATCCCTTCGAGCTCAAGCCCACGCTTTCCAACAGCAAGCTCTTCATCCGCGATCGCAACGTCTGCGCCTACTGCGGAGGCCATTTCCACGAGGACGATCTCACGCGCGAACACATCGTGCCGTTCGCGCGCAACGGCCAGGACCACTGGATGAACGTGGTCACCGCCTGCCGCCCGTGCAACCATCGCAAGGGGCCGCGCACGCCCGAGCAGGCGCACATGCCGCTGCTCTATACGCCCTACGTGCCGAGCCTGTGGGAGGACTTCATACTGCGCAACCGCCGTATCCTGGCGGACCAGATGGAGTTTCTGATGGCCCACGTGCCCAAATCCTCGCGCCTCCTGAACAGCTGA
- the ileS gene encoding isoleucine--tRNA ligase, whose translation MSDKQQATNASDKTDYRKTLNLPDTPFPMRGDLPKREPGWVKEWQDEGVYKKLRDARCGAPKFILHDGPPYANGQLHIGHAVNKILKDMITKSRQLEGFDALYVPGWDCHGLPIENAIEKLHGRNLPRDEMQAKSRAFATEQIAQQMADFERLGVLGDWGNPYKTMNYANEAGELRALKRVMERGFVYRGLKPVYWCFDCGSSLAEFEIEYQDKKSNTLDVMFKAHEPARLAAAFGLPKLDKDAFIVIWTTTAWTIPANQALNLNPDLDYALVDTARGLLIVAESLVEDTMKRWNLEGKVLAVAKGEKLDTLEFEHPLYDVDAGYRRLSPVYLADYATATDGTGIVHSAPAYGLDDFNSCMAHGMKLDEILNPVQGNGAYAADFPLFGGQHIWKAVPVILEALDKAGRLLNTTTITHSYPHCWRHKTPVIYRAAAQWFVRMDEGEGVFTKPGDKPQQTLRQIALEAIEHTSFYPENGKSRLRDMIAGRPDWCISRQRSWGVPIPFFLHKDSGELHPRTMEILDQAAAIVEQGGIEAWSRVTAEEILGAEEAGDYTKSTDILEVWFDSGSTFWHVMRGTHGAMHHDVGPEADLYLEGHDQHRGWFHSSLLLASAIFGRAPYKGLLTHGFTVDGQGKKMSKSLGNTVSPQEVSGKLGAEIIRLWCASTDYSGDLAIDDKILARVVDSYRRIRNTLRFLLANVSDFDAAKDAVPFEDMLEIDRYALSRAAALQQDILAHYKVYEFHPVVAKLQLYCSEDLGGFYLDVLKDRLYTTGEKSHARRSAQTALHHITHAMLRWMAPFLSFTAEEAWKLFGASDSIFLETYGSIPAGDEALGAKWERIRAIRDVVNKEIEAVRASGAVGSSLQADIVLTAAAEDHDLLASLGADLKFALIVSKVELKAGDALAVEVRPSADTKCDRCWHYQSDVGSHSEHPTLCGRCVSNLYGAGETRSFV comes from the coding sequence ATGTCCGATAAACAGCAAGCCACAAACGCGTCCGACAAAACCGACTACCGCAAGACCCTGAACCTGCCCGACACCCCGTTTCCGATGCGCGGCGACCTGCCCAAGCGCGAGCCGGGCTGGGTGAAGGAGTGGCAGGATGAAGGCGTCTACAAGAAGCTGCGCGACGCGCGCTGCGGCGCACCCAAGTTCATCCTGCACGACGGCCCTCCGTATGCCAACGGGCAGTTGCACATCGGCCACGCGGTGAACAAGATCCTCAAGGACATGATCACCAAGAGCCGCCAGCTCGAAGGCTTCGACGCACTGTACGTACCGGGCTGGGACTGCCATGGCCTGCCGATCGAGAACGCCATCGAGAAGCTGCATGGCCGCAACCTGCCGCGCGACGAGATGCAGGCCAAGAGCCGCGCATTCGCCACCGAGCAGATCGCCCAGCAGATGGCGGATTTCGAGCGCCTGGGCGTGCTCGGTGACTGGGGCAACCCCTACAAGACCATGAACTACGCGAACGAGGCCGGCGAGCTGCGCGCCTTGAAGCGCGTGATGGAGCGCGGCTTCGTCTACCGTGGCCTCAAGCCCGTGTACTGGTGCTTCGACTGCGGTTCGTCGCTGGCCGAGTTCGAGATCGAATACCAGGACAAGAAGAGCAACACGCTGGACGTGATGTTCAAGGCGCATGAACCCGCCAGGCTGGCCGCCGCCTTCGGCCTGCCGAAGCTCGACAAGGACGCCTTCATCGTCATCTGGACCACCACCGCGTGGACCATCCCCGCCAACCAGGCGCTGAACCTGAACCCCGACCTGGACTACGCTCTGGTCGACACCGCGCGCGGCCTGCTGATCGTGGCCGAGTCGCTGGTGGAAGACACCATGAAGCGCTGGAACCTCGAAGGCAAGGTGCTCGCCGTCGCCAAGGGCGAAAAGCTCGACACGCTCGAGTTCGAGCACCCGCTGTACGACGTGGACGCCGGCTACCGGCGCCTGTCGCCCGTGTACCTGGCCGACTACGCCACCGCCACGGACGGTACCGGTATCGTGCACTCCGCGCCCGCCTATGGTCTCGATGACTTCAACTCCTGCATGGCGCATGGCATGAAGCTCGACGAGATCCTGAACCCCGTGCAGGGCAACGGCGCCTATGCAGCCGATTTTCCGCTGTTCGGCGGCCAGCACATCTGGAAGGCCGTGCCGGTCATCCTCGAGGCGCTGGACAAGGCCGGCCGCCTGCTGAACACGACCACCATCACCCACAGCTATCCGCACTGCTGGCGCCACAAGACACCGGTGATCTACCGCGCCGCCGCGCAGTGGTTCGTGCGCATGGACGAGGGCGAAGGCGTTTTCACCAAGCCCGGCGACAAGCCGCAGCAGACGCTGCGCCAGATCGCGCTCGAAGCCATCGAACACACCAGCTTCTACCCCGAGAACGGCAAGTCGCGCCTGCGCGACATGATCGCCGGACGGCCCGACTGGTGCATCTCGCGCCAGCGCAGCTGGGGCGTGCCGATCCCATTCTTCCTGCACAAGGATTCGGGCGAGCTGCATCCACGCACCATGGAAATCCTCGACCAGGCGGCCGCCATCGTCGAGCAGGGCGGCATCGAGGCCTGGAGCCGCGTGACGGCCGAGGAAATCCTCGGCGCGGAAGAAGCCGGGGACTACACCAAGAGCACCGACATCCTCGAGGTCTGGTTCGACTCCGGCTCCACCTTCTGGCATGTGATGCGCGGCACGCACGGCGCCATGCACCATGACGTGGGCCCCGAGGCCGACCTGTACCTCGAAGGCCACGACCAGCATCGCGGCTGGTTCCACTCCTCGCTGCTGCTCGCCTCCGCGATCTTCGGCCGCGCCCCCTACAAGGGCCTGCTCACGCACGGTTTCACGGTGGACGGCCAGGGCAAGAAGATGAGCAAGTCGCTCGGCAACACCGTCTCGCCGCAGGAAGTGAGCGGCAAGCTGGGCGCGGAAATCATCCGCCTGTGGTGCGCATCGACCGACTACTCGGGCGACCTCGCCATCGACGACAAGATCCTTGCACGCGTGGTGGACTCCTACCGCCGCATCCGCAATACGCTGCGCTTCCTGCTGGCCAACGTGAGCGACTTCGATGCCGCCAAGGACGCCGTGCCGTTCGAGGACATGCTGGAGATCGACCGCTACGCGCTGAGCCGCGCGGCCGCACTGCAGCAGGACATCCTCGCGCATTACAAGGTGTACGAATTCCACCCCGTGGTCGCCAAGCTCCAGTTGTACTGCTCGGAAGACCTGGGCGGCTTCTACCTCGACGTGCTCAAGGACCGCCTGTACACCACCGGCGAGAAGAGCCACGCACGCCGCAGCGCGCAGACCGCGCTCCACCACATCACGCACGCCATGCTGCGCTGGATGGCGCCGTTCCTCTCGTTCACGGCAGAGGAGGCCTGGAAGCTGTTTGGCGCATCCGACTCCATCTTCCTCGAGACCTACGGCAGCATCCCGGCCGGAGACGAGGCGCTCGGCGCCAAGTGGGAGCGCATCCGCGCCATCCGCGACGTGGTGAACAAGGAGATCGAGGCCGTGCGCGCAAGCGGCGCGGTGGGCTCTTCGCTGCAGGCAGACATCGTGCTCACGGCGGCCGCCGAAGATCACGACCTGCTGGCCTCGCTGGGCGCCGACCTCAAGTTCGCGCTCATCGTCTCCAAGGTCGAACTCAAGGCCGGTGACGCGCTCGCCGTCGAGGTCAGGCCGTCCGCAGACACCAAGTGCGACCGCTGCTGGCACTACCAGAGCGACGTCGGCAGCCACAGCGAGCATCCCACGCTGTGCGGCCGCTGCGTGAGCAACCTCTATGGCGCCGGCGAAACCCGGTCGTTCGTCTGA